The proteins below come from a single Nitrospiraceae bacterium genomic window:
- a CDS encoding mobile mystery protein A: protein MNVKSVVSKQYRDKINKASIKAGDIVVPPEGWICTTRKALGISAAQLARRLGVTRSHISNTERNELNGSVTLKTLKGMAEGMECHLVYAIVPKRNVENILKARAREKAILRIKEAQTHMALEDQALSEKQIKFEINRLTNEILKDPPPDFWNNE from the coding sequence ATGAATGTTAAATCAGTCGTCAGCAAACAATATCGGGATAAAATTAATAAAGCTTCTATAAAGGCTGGTGATATTGTTGTTCCTCCAGAAGGGTGGATTTGTACAACAAGAAAGGCGCTCGGGATTTCTGCTGCACAGTTGGCCAGGCGACTTGGGGTCACCAGGAGTCATATCTCCAATACCGAAAGAAATGAATTGAACGGAAGCGTCACACTCAAAACCTTGAAAGGTATGGCTGAAGGGATGGAGTGTCACCTTGTCTATGCCATAGTGCCCAAACGAAATGTGGAGAATATTCTGAAAGCCAGAGCCAGGGAAAAGGCTATTTTACGTATCAAAGAAGCGCAGACCCATATGGCGTTAGAAGATCAGGCCTTATCAGAAAAACAAATAAAGTTTGAAATCAATCGTCTAACCAATGAAATCCTTAAAGATCCTCCTCCCGACTTTTGGAATAATGAATGA
- a CDS encoding helix-turn-helix domain-containing protein: MGNLVNASAAAEATGLNPFTVRRLGASGRIKIYRHGAAVRFDPDEIRNYMGKEGEERPTITRPRAKGPGLQK; this comes from the coding sequence ATGGGTAATTTGGTTAACGCAAGCGCAGCGGCAGAGGCTACTGGCCTCAATCCCTTTACTGTGCGCCGATTGGGTGCCAGTGGCCGCATTAAAATTTACCGACACGGTGCGGCGGTTCGGTTCGATCCCGATGAGATCCGTAATTACATGGGCAAAGAAGGGGAGGAACGGCCAACCATCACGCGACCCAGGGCAAAGGGGCCAGGGTTGCAGAAGTGA